A genome region from Schistocerca nitens isolate TAMUIC-IGC-003100 chromosome 4, iqSchNite1.1, whole genome shotgun sequence includes the following:
- the LOC126251786 gene encoding peritrophin-1-like: MKVLASLLAVCVLVAVVSAAPNCPQYDGSTPVFFPDENDSSSFYECSNGRSVHMACPSGTVWNSNINTCDWPQSRK, translated from the exons ATGAAGG TGCTGGCTTCTCTCCTGGCTGTGTGCGTGCTGGTAGCCGTGGTGTCGGCGGCCCCCAACTGCCCGCAGTACGACGGCTCCACGCCCGTCTTCTTCCCTGACGAGAACGACAGCAGCAGCTTCTACGAGTGCAGCAACGGCAGGTCCGTCCACATGGCCTGCCCCAGTGGCACCGTCTGGAACTCCAACATCAACACCTGCGACTGGCCCCAGTCCAGGAAGTAG